Proteins from a single region of Synechococcus sp. WH 8109:
- a CDS encoding FAD-binding oxidoreductase, producing the protein MSHSPTSRSALIDLVRQWHQSGTPWSPSGLGTRLDWGPPLDPRHEILSCRQLNRVIDHAVDDLTITVETGLPLQDLQDLLAEQGQWLPIDWPRAGAPGSIGGLVARGLAGGLRQRHLGVRDQIIGIGLLRADGVEAHAGGRVVKNVAGYDLMRLLCGSWGSLALITELTLRLQPLRPARSGLLLEGDVKAQEAFRSELLRSSLTPERCDWINGGDGAWRLRLVVSSVSERAVEDQLKQLEALALNQQLSAERQRCSDALTTPFDASPSAQLVRLVLPPAQLHRLLRDEAMRVLKPWTWELAAGAGCGDGWCDMATADHQLEALRRSVIRLGGEMTLLKRAAGSTMPVWLDRPSRPLIEAVKRQFDPKLQLSRGRLPGVDQETL; encoded by the coding sequence GTGAGCCATTCCCCCACCAGCCGCAGTGCCCTTATTGATCTGGTGCGCCAATGGCACCAGAGCGGCACCCCCTGGAGTCCTAGTGGCCTGGGCACACGCCTGGACTGGGGTCCGCCGCTGGATCCCCGCCATGAGATCCTCTCCTGCCGGCAGCTCAACCGGGTGATCGACCATGCCGTGGACGATCTGACCATCACGGTGGAAACCGGCCTGCCATTGCAGGACCTCCAGGATCTGCTGGCGGAACAGGGGCAATGGCTGCCGATTGACTGGCCCCGGGCCGGCGCTCCCGGAAGCATCGGCGGCCTGGTGGCCCGTGGACTGGCGGGGGGACTGCGGCAACGCCATCTGGGGGTGCGCGATCAGATCATTGGCATCGGCCTGTTGCGAGCAGATGGCGTCGAAGCCCATGCCGGTGGACGAGTGGTGAAGAACGTGGCGGGCTACGACCTGATGCGGCTGCTCTGCGGCAGCTGGGGCAGCCTGGCGCTGATCACCGAACTCACCCTGCGGCTGCAACCGCTGCGCCCCGCCCGGAGCGGCCTGCTACTGGAGGGCGACGTGAAGGCCCAGGAGGCCTTTCGCAGCGAACTGCTGCGCTCCAGCCTGACGCCGGAACGCTGTGACTGGATCAACGGCGGCGATGGTGCCTGGCGGCTGCGGCTGGTGGTGAGCAGCGTCTCGGAGCGGGCGGTGGAAGATCAACTGAAGCAGCTCGAGGCGTTGGCGCTAAACCAACAGCTCAGCGCCGAACGCCAGCGTTGTTCCGATGCTCTCACCACACCCTTCGATGCCAGCCCCTCTGCGCAGCTGGTGCGGCTGGTGCTACCACCGGCCCAGTTGCACCGGTTGTTGCGGGATGAGGCGATGAGGGTCCTCAAGCCTTGGACCTGGGAACTTGCCGCGGGAGCCGGCTGCGGTGATGGCTGGTGCGACATGGCGACAGCGGATCACCAGCTGGAGGCGCTGCGCCGCAGCGTGATCCGCCTCGGCGGCGAAATGACTCTGTTGAAACGCGCGGCTGGGTCAACCATGCCGGTCTGGCTTGACCGTCCGTCGCGACCGCTGATCGAAGCGGTGAAACGCCAATTCGACCCCAAGCTGCAACTCAGCCGCGGCCGTCTGCCGGGGGTAGATCAGGAGACGCTGTAG
- a CDS encoding cation:proton antiporter encodes MLLPTLLSEISSHDLELAETLIGVLRFMLIFVAARTLAEVLVRFELPTILGELLAGVLIGASGLHLLVPPETQVQLSGAFSEVVSGLSHVPVEEISALYNESFGALQAVATLGLYSLLFLTGLESELEELMAVGAQAFSVAVVGVVLPFALGTLGLMAIFHVDAIPAIFAGASMTATSIGITASVFGELGYLRTREGQIVIGAAVLDDILGIVILAIVVSLAAGGTLEIGPIVQLVVAAVLFVVVALLLSQKAAPAFDWVIDQLKAPGDKLIGSYLLLAVSCFVASAIGLEAALGAFAAGLIASTSKHRHEIQAAVTPIVGLFATVFFVLVGAGMDLSVINPSDPGARSALVVAAFLFVVAIIGKVAAGWAIFSKEKTNNLVVGLGMMPRGEVGLIFLGLGTASGLLSPGLEAAILLMVIGTTFLAPVLLRIVLKDKPPEDGNQVPDEFAADPLAGAS; translated from the coding sequence ATGCTGCTGCCCACCCTGCTGAGCGAAATCAGCAGTCACGACCTCGAATTGGCTGAAACGCTGATCGGCGTCCTTCGCTTCATGCTGATCTTCGTGGCGGCCCGCACCCTTGCTGAGGTGCTCGTTCGCTTTGAGCTCCCCACGATTCTTGGGGAACTCCTCGCTGGCGTCCTTATTGGTGCCTCGGGCCTGCATCTTTTGGTGCCGCCGGAGACCCAGGTGCAGCTTTCCGGGGCCTTCTCCGAGGTGGTGTCCGGCCTTTCGCATGTGCCGGTGGAGGAAATTTCAGCTCTCTACAACGAGAGCTTCGGCGCCTTGCAGGCGGTGGCCACGCTGGGTCTTTATTCCCTGCTCTTCCTCACGGGTCTTGAAAGTGAGCTAGAGGAACTGATGGCGGTGGGAGCCCAGGCCTTCAGCGTTGCCGTGGTCGGCGTGGTGCTGCCCTTTGCCCTAGGCACCCTTGGCTTGATGGCGATCTTCCACGTGGATGCGATTCCGGCCATTTTCGCCGGGGCCTCGATGACAGCCACCAGCATCGGCATCACTGCCAGCGTTTTCGGCGAACTGGGCTATCTGCGCACCCGAGAAGGCCAGATCGTGATCGGCGCCGCCGTGCTCGACGACATCCTCGGGATCGTCATCCTGGCCATCGTGGTGTCCTTGGCGGCCGGCGGAACTCTGGAGATCGGGCCCATCGTTCAGCTGGTGGTGGCGGCTGTTCTGTTTGTGGTGGTGGCCTTGTTGTTGAGCCAGAAGGCTGCCCCTGCTTTCGACTGGGTGATTGATCAGCTCAAGGCCCCTGGCGACAAACTCATTGGTTCTTACTTGCTGCTCGCTGTGAGCTGCTTCGTGGCCTCTGCCATTGGGCTGGAGGCTGCACTCGGGGCCTTCGCCGCTGGTTTGATCGCCAGCACCTCAAAGCATCGCCACGAGATTCAGGCAGCAGTCACCCCCATCGTTGGGTTGTTTGCCACCGTTTTCTTCGTGCTGGTGGGTGCAGGAATGGACCTCTCTGTGATCAACCCCTCTGATCCGGGGGCTCGTTCCGCTCTGGTGGTGGCAGCCTTCCTGTTCGTGGTGGCGATCATCGGCAAGGTGGCTGCCGGCTGGGCCATCTTCAGCAAGGAAAAGACCAACAACCTGGTGGTGGGGCTGGGAATGATGCCCCGCGGCGAAGTTGGCCTGATCTTCCTGGGCCTGGGTACCGCCTCAGGCCTTCTCAGCCCTGGCCTTGAGGCGGCGATTCTGTTGATGGTGATCGGCACCACGTTCCTGGCGCCGGTGCTGTTGCGCATCGTCCTCAAAGACAAGCCCCCTGAAGACGGCAATCAGGTTCCCGACGAATTCGCTGCCGATCCCCTGGCGGGTGCCTCCTGA
- the rnc gene encoding ribonuclease III translates to MDPSRAAELTDFIQQLDAEIPINPELLALVDQALTHVSSGRTRNLERLEFLGDAVLRLAATEFIDRDHTDLAVGACSNLRAQLVSDRWLADVGSALDIEQHLLVGRHAQGDRSAQSRLRADATEALIGALYSALGNVEAIHRWLTPHWCATAQAVLTNPHQFNGKTTLQEWSQGQGLGLPNYATEECSRQHGDPERFRCRVSIQDRELAEAKGRSRKEAEQNAATAALQALEGSDAPQASQ, encoded by the coding sequence ATGGATCCATCCCGTGCCGCAGAGCTCACCGACTTCATCCAGCAGCTCGACGCTGAGATTCCAATCAACCCTGAGCTACTCGCCCTGGTGGATCAGGCTCTCACCCACGTGTCGAGCGGCCGGACCCGCAACCTGGAACGGCTGGAGTTCCTTGGTGATGCGGTGCTGCGGCTCGCCGCCACCGAATTTATTGATCGTGACCATACCGATCTGGCAGTGGGTGCCTGCTCCAACCTGCGGGCCCAGCTGGTGAGCGATCGCTGGCTGGCAGATGTGGGTTCAGCGCTTGACATCGAACAACATCTATTGGTGGGACGGCACGCCCAGGGGGATCGTTCCGCCCAATCCAGGCTGCGAGCCGATGCCACCGAAGCTCTCATCGGTGCGTTGTACAGCGCCCTGGGCAACGTTGAAGCGATCCACCGCTGGCTTACCCCCCACTGGTGTGCCACCGCCCAAGCGGTACTTACAAATCCCCACCAGTTCAACGGGAAAACAACGCTGCAGGAGTGGAGCCAGGGCCAAGGACTGGGACTGCCGAACTACGCCACCGAGGAATGCAGCCGCCAGCACGGCGATCCCGAACGCTTCCGCTGCCGAGTGAGCATCCAAGACCGGGAGCTGGCGGAAGCCAAGGGCCGCTCCCGCAAGGAAGCCGAGCAGAACGCGGCAACAGCCGCTCTTCAGGCCCTGGAAGGCAGCGACGCGCCGCAGGCATCGCAGTGA
- a CDS encoding alpha/beta fold hydrolase, with protein sequence MDRVTWSHFGHAVHTVQQHPENDSTDHPALLLVHGFGASTDHWRHNIPVLAQTHAVHAIDLLGFGRSAKPAGLSYGGALWRDQLVAYVRERIGRPTVIAGNSLGGFAALAAGAALGSDCAGVVLLNAAGPFSDEQKPPQGWGAIARQSIGTALLKSPVLQRLLFENLRRPATIRRTLNQVYVDKTNVDDWLVESIRRPSLDPGAFGVFRTVFDIPRGQPLDELFVELTAPLLLLWGIRDPWINAPGRRSTFQRHAPEATTEVVLEAGHCPHDEVPDQVNAALLQWLEGLRSAAAPTNVDLLAN encoded by the coding sequence GTGGATCGCGTCACCTGGAGCCATTTCGGCCATGCCGTGCACACGGTGCAGCAGCATCCCGAGAATGACAGCACTGATCATCCGGCACTTCTGTTGGTGCATGGGTTCGGGGCATCCACCGATCACTGGCGCCACAACATTCCCGTCTTGGCCCAGACCCATGCCGTGCATGCGATTGATCTGCTGGGCTTCGGCAGAAGTGCCAAGCCGGCGGGTCTGAGTTACGGGGGTGCTCTATGGCGCGATCAACTGGTGGCCTATGTGCGCGAGCGGATCGGCCGTCCGACGGTGATCGCCGGCAATTCCCTCGGTGGTTTTGCGGCCCTTGCTGCCGGGGCTGCCTTGGGATCTGACTGTGCGGGAGTCGTGCTGCTCAATGCTGCCGGTCCCTTCAGTGATGAGCAGAAACCGCCGCAAGGCTGGGGCGCCATCGCTCGCCAGAGCATCGGCACGGCCCTGCTGAAGAGTCCGGTGCTGCAGCGGTTGCTGTTCGAGAACCTGCGCCGACCCGCCACGATCCGCCGCACGCTGAACCAGGTATACGTCGACAAGACCAACGTTGATGATTGGCTGGTGGAGTCGATCCGGCGCCCCTCCCTCGATCCCGGCGCCTTCGGGGTGTTTCGCACGGTCTTCGATATCCCCCGCGGTCAGCCCCTCGACGAGCTTTTTGTGGAACTGACGGCGCCGCTGTTGCTGCTCTGGGGCATTCGTGACCCCTGGATCAACGCCCCCGGTCGCCGCTCCACCTTCCAGCGCCATGCTCCGGAGGCCACCACTGAGGTGGTTCTGGAGGCCGGGCACTGCCCCCACGATGAGGTGCCGGATCAGGTGAATGCGGCGTTACTGCAATGGTTGGAGGGCCTCAGGTCGGCTGCGGCACCGACAAATGTTGATCTGCTGGCTAACTGA
- a CDS encoding ion transporter: MDKDRSLRQRLQSTVLEASTPAGKAYNAVIFGAILLSVLALLLEPDPLGNSALRQTNVPWIDLVQNVCLAVFVADFVLHLALVEKPRRYLFSFTGLIDASAVLFFFVPQVRSELLLWVFKFGRILRVFKLLKFIDEARVLGQALRGSARTIGVFLFFVFLLQVVLGYSIFVIESARPDSQFQTVASGVYWAIVTMTTVGYGDVVPQTELGRLLASVVMLLGFGIIAIPTGILTVSGVRHHQQRSAEEVCSSCGRQGHRRDARHCDACGASLPSRA, encoded by the coding sequence ATGGACAAGGACCGAAGCCTGCGACAAAGGCTGCAGTCCACGGTGCTGGAAGCCAGCACCCCGGCGGGCAAGGCCTACAACGCTGTGATTTTTGGGGCGATTCTTCTGAGTGTTCTGGCTCTGCTGCTGGAACCTGACCCCCTGGGCAATTCAGCCCTGCGCCAAACAAATGTGCCCTGGATCGATCTCGTTCAGAACGTTTGCTTGGCGGTGTTTGTGGCGGATTTCGTTCTTCATCTGGCCTTGGTGGAGAAGCCTCGCCGTTACCTGTTCAGCTTCACCGGATTGATAGACGCGTCCGCAGTCCTGTTTTTCTTCGTGCCGCAGGTGCGTAGTGAGCTGTTGCTGTGGGTGTTCAAGTTCGGCCGCATCCTGCGGGTGTTCAAGCTGCTCAAGTTCATCGATGAAGCCCGCGTGCTGGGGCAGGCCCTGCGGGGAAGTGCCCGCACCATCGGCGTCTTTTTGTTCTTCGTATTCCTGCTGCAGGTGGTGCTCGGCTACAGCATCTTTGTGATCGAGAGCGCCCGGCCTGATTCCCAGTTCCAGACGGTGGCGAGCGGCGTCTACTGGGCAATAGTCACGATGACCACCGTCGGCTACGGCGACGTGGTTCCCCAGACGGAGCTGGGGCGACTGTTGGCCTCAGTTGTGATGCTCTTGGGTTTCGGCATCATCGCCATTCCCACAGGGATCCTGACGGTGTCGGGGGTGCGCCATCACCAGCAGCGGTCGGCTGAGGAGGTCTGCAGCAGCTGCGGGCGTCAGGGGCACCGCAGGGATGCCCGTCACTGCGATGCCTGCGGCGCGTCGCTGCCTTCCAGGGCCTGA
- the rimM gene encoding ribosome maturation factor RimM (Essential for efficient processing of 16S rRNA), whose translation MAETNEWLSVGKIVGVQGLQGELRVNPASDFPERFTAPGPRWLRSRKGGEPTEIQLKKGRQLPGKSLFVVRLEGIDSRSAAETLVGHELLVSADDRPELEEGEFHLLDLLGLEARLTADGPAVGTVSDLISGGNDLLEITTSEGRKLLIPFVEAIVPKVQLEDGWLLLTPPPGLLEL comes from the coding sequence ATGGCAGAGACCAATGAATGGCTCAGCGTCGGCAAGATCGTGGGAGTCCAGGGGCTGCAAGGGGAACTGCGGGTGAACCCCGCCAGTGATTTCCCCGAGCGATTCACGGCGCCGGGGCCCCGCTGGCTGCGCAGTCGCAAGGGGGGTGAGCCGACAGAAATCCAGCTCAAAAAAGGCCGGCAACTACCCGGCAAGTCGCTCTTCGTGGTGCGGCTTGAAGGAATTGACAGCCGCAGCGCCGCCGAAACCCTTGTGGGCCATGAACTGCTGGTATCAGCGGATGACCGGCCCGAATTGGAAGAGGGGGAATTTCACCTGCTCGATCTGCTGGGCCTGGAGGCACGTCTCACGGCCGATGGGCCTGCCGTTGGCACAGTGAGCGACCTAATCAGCGGCGGCAACGACCTGCTGGAAATCACCACATCAGAAGGGCGAAAGCTGTTGATTCCCTTTGTGGAGGCGATCGTGCCGAAGGTGCAGTTGGAGGACGGCTGGCTGCTGCTCACCCCACCGCCGGGCCTACTGGAGCTCTGA
- a CDS encoding galactose mutarotase, which translates to MPMTLTQQSAPYAHWDFVHPSSGDRLRIIPERGGLVSGWSCGGREILYFDQDRYADPSKSIRGGIPVLFPICGNLPRDVLPVDGVDYPLKQHGFARDLPWQLQLLEDQSGVCLSLSSTGETLKAYPFPFRLEMELRPVVSALEISTTVHNCGDASMPFSFGLHPYFSVSDLAQTRLTGLAERCLNHLEMAEAATADQLKRLPEGVDFLCRPAGPVSLIDDATSVTLELQHQAPLDFSVVWTEPPRRMVCLEPWTGPRQALVSGDRKLVLEPGAKQTLACRYSVS; encoded by the coding sequence ATGCCCATGACCCTCACCCAGCAGTCGGCCCCATACGCCCACTGGGATTTCGTCCATCCCAGCAGCGGTGATCGTTTGCGGATCATTCCCGAGCGGGGTGGTTTGGTGAGTGGTTGGTCTTGCGGGGGGCGGGAGATTCTGTATTTCGATCAGGACCGTTATGCCGATCCCAGCAAAAGCATTCGCGGCGGCATTCCGGTGTTGTTTCCGATCTGCGGAAACCTGCCCCGAGATGTGCTGCCTGTGGATGGCGTCGACTATCCCCTAAAGCAGCACGGCTTCGCACGGGATCTTCCCTGGCAGCTTCAGTTGCTCGAGGATCAGAGCGGTGTGTGCCTCAGCCTCTCCAGCACTGGCGAAACGCTGAAGGCCTATCCCTTCCCCTTCCGTTTGGAGATGGAGCTGCGCCCGGTGGTCTCTGCCTTAGAGATCTCCACCACGGTGCACAACTGCGGTGATGCCTCCATGCCTTTCAGTTTTGGCTTGCACCCCTACTTCAGCGTGAGCGATCTGGCCCAGACCCGGCTCACGGGTCTGGCGGAGCGCTGCCTAAACCATCTGGAGATGGCGGAGGCCGCTACCGCCGATCAGCTCAAGCGGTTGCCCGAAGGGGTGGATTTCCTCTGCCGGCCTGCGGGTCCTGTCAGTTTGATCGACGATGCCACCAGCGTGACGCTGGAACTGCAGCACCAGGCACCGCTGGACTTCAGTGTGGTTTGGACCGAGCCCCCGAGGCGGATGGTTTGTTTGGAACCCTGGACCGGTCCGCGGCAGGCCCTGGTGAGTGGTGATCGAAAACTGGTGCTCGAGCCCGGTGCAAAGCAGACCCTGGCCTGTCGCTACAGCGTCTCCTGA
- a CDS encoding glycogen/starch/alpha-glucan phosphorylase: MTTSQPFDLRLPTPGCHNDPERAGLDAKSVFDGMTEHLFFTLGKLAPTASRHDLYMALSYAVRDRLMMRYLATTEAMRARPQKSVAYLSAEFLIGPQLHSNLLNLGIQKEAEEALKNFGIESLQQILDVEEEPGLGNGGLGRLAACYMESLASLKIPATGYGIRYEFGIFDQLIRDGWQVEITDKWLKGGWPWELPQPDEACFVGFGGRTESYIDDKGNYRSRWIPAEHAIGIPHDVPVLGYRVNICDRLRLWRADATESFDFYAFNIGDYYGAVEEKVGSETLSKVLYPNDGTDEGRRLRLKQQHFFVSCSLQDMLRSLDNRGLAVEEFPDYWAVQLNDTHPAIAVAELMRLLIDDRHLEWDRAWDITSRSVAYTNHTLLPEALEKWDLNLFGSLLPRHLELIYEINRRFLQQVRLRYPGNDAIQRKLSIIDEEGSKAVRMAHLATIGAHHVNGVAALHSDLVKTDLLPEFAALWPEKFTNVTNGVTPRRWVALANPEMSALLDQRVGPDWISNMESLRKLEERQNDQSFLELWGNTKLSVKRKLATYIHRNTGVLVDPASLFDVQVKRIHEYKRQHLNALQVITQYLRIKNGQTDGMAPRTVIFGGKAAPGYYMAKLIIRFLNGIADTINADPDMDGLLRVVFLPDYNVKLGEQVYPASDLSEQISTAGKEASGTGNMKFAMNGALTIGTLDGANVEIRELVGSENFFLFGKTVEEITALQHDGYRPGDVISALPELQEALRLIEMGHFSNGDGELFRPLLDNLTGNDPFYVMADYADYLRTQEAVSRAWSDRMHWNRMSLLNTARTGFFSSDRSIGEYCRNIWAVDPLNVEITCDVR, translated from the coding sequence ATGACCACGTCACAACCGTTCGATCTGCGTCTGCCGACCCCCGGCTGTCACAACGACCCAGAACGCGCCGGCCTCGATGCCAAGAGCGTGTTCGACGGCATGACGGAACACCTGTTCTTCACGCTCGGCAAGCTCGCCCCCACCGCCAGCCGCCATGACCTCTATATGGCCCTGAGTTACGCGGTGCGTGATCGGCTGATGATGCGCTACCTGGCCACCACCGAAGCGATGCGGGCACGCCCACAGAAGTCGGTGGCCTACTTGTCGGCGGAATTCCTGATCGGCCCGCAGCTCCACAGCAACCTGCTGAATCTGGGAATTCAGAAGGAGGCTGAAGAGGCCCTGAAGAATTTCGGCATCGAGTCATTGCAGCAGATCCTGGATGTGGAGGAGGAACCGGGCCTGGGCAACGGCGGTCTTGGCCGTCTGGCGGCTTGCTACATGGAGTCACTAGCCAGCTTGAAGATCCCGGCTACCGGCTATGGCATCCGCTACGAGTTCGGCATCTTCGATCAGCTGATCCGCGATGGCTGGCAGGTGGAGATCACCGACAAATGGCTCAAGGGAGGCTGGCCCTGGGAACTGCCCCAGCCCGACGAGGCCTGCTTCGTGGGCTTCGGCGGCCGCACCGAGAGCTACATCGACGACAAAGGCAACTACCGCTCCCGCTGGATCCCGGCAGAACACGCCATCGGCATTCCCCATGACGTGCCAGTGCTGGGCTATCGCGTCAACATCTGCGACCGGCTGCGGCTCTGGCGTGCCGATGCCACCGAAAGCTTCGACTTCTATGCCTTCAACATCGGCGACTACTACGGCGCCGTTGAGGAAAAGGTGGGCAGCGAAACCCTCTCCAAGGTGCTGTACCCCAACGACGGCACCGACGAAGGCAGGCGACTGCGCCTGAAACAGCAGCACTTCTTCGTCAGCTGCTCATTGCAGGACATGCTGCGCAGCCTCGACAACCGTGGGCTAGCCGTTGAGGAGTTCCCCGATTACTGGGCGGTACAGCTGAACGACACCCACCCGGCCATCGCGGTAGCGGAGCTGATGCGGCTGCTGATCGACGATCGGCATCTGGAGTGGGACCGGGCCTGGGACATCACCTCCCGCTCCGTGGCCTACACCAACCACACCCTGTTGCCGGAAGCGCTGGAAAAGTGGGACCTCAACCTGTTCGGCAGCCTGCTGCCCCGCCATCTGGAGCTGATCTACGAGATCAACCGGCGCTTTCTGCAGCAGGTGCGGCTGCGCTATCCCGGCAACGACGCGATCCAGCGCAAGCTCTCGATCATCGATGAAGAGGGCAGCAAGGCCGTGCGCATGGCCCATCTGGCCACCATCGGCGCCCACCATGTGAATGGTGTGGCAGCGCTGCACTCTGATCTGGTGAAAACCGACCTGCTGCCGGAGTTCGCGGCGCTCTGGCCGGAGAAGTTCACCAACGTCACCAATGGCGTCACCCCGCGCCGCTGGGTCGCCCTGGCCAATCCCGAGATGTCGGCCCTTCTGGATCAGCGCGTTGGCCCCGACTGGATCTCCAACATGGAGAGCCTGCGCAAACTGGAGGAGCGGCAGAACGACCAGAGCTTCCTGGAGCTCTGGGGCAACACCAAGCTGTCGGTGAAGCGCAAACTAGCCACCTACATCCACCGCAACACCGGCGTGCTGGTTGACCCCGCCAGCCTGTTCGACGTGCAGGTGAAGCGCATCCACGAGTACAAGCGCCAGCACCTCAACGCCCTGCAGGTGATCACCCAGTACCTGCGGATCAAGAACGGCCAGACCGACGGCATGGCGCCCCGCACCGTGATCTTCGGCGGCAAGGCCGCTCCCGGCTACTACATGGCGAAGCTGATCATCCGCTTCCTAAACGGCATCGCCGACACCATCAATGCCGATCCCGACATGGATGGCCTGCTGCGGGTGGTGTTCCTGCCGGATTACAACGTAAAGCTGGGAGAGCAGGTGTATCCCGCCTCCGACCTCTCCGAACAGATCTCCACCGCCGGCAAGGAAGCCTCCGGCACCGGCAACATGAAATTCGCCATGAATGGTGCCCTCACTATCGGCACCCTTGACGGCGCCAATGTGGAAATCCGCGAGCTGGTGGGCAGCGAGAACTTCTTCCTTTTCGGCAAGACCGTGGAAGAGATCACAGCCCTGCAACACGACGGCTACCGCCCCGGCGATGTGATCTCAGCACTGCCGGAACTGCAGGAGGCCCTGAGGCTGATAGAGATGGGGCACTTCAGCAACGGCGACGGCGAACTGTTTCGCCCTCTGCTCGACAACCTCACCGGGAACGACCCCTTCTATGTGATGGCCGACTACGCCGACTACCTGCGAACCCAGGAGGCGGTGAGCCGTGCCTGGAGCGATCGGATGCACTGGAATCGAATGTCGCTACTGAACACGGCCCGCACCGGGTTCTTCTCCTCCGACCGTTCCATCGGCGAGTACTGCAGGAACATCTGGGCCGTGGATCCACTCAACGTGGAAATCACCTGCGACGTGCGCTGA
- a CDS encoding four-carbon acid sugar kinase family protein, protein MKVVVIDDDPTGSQTVHSCPLLLRWDVDTLRQGLRHASPLLFLLADTRALMPTDAAERNRGIAVALDQALQQEGLARDQVLLVSRGDSTLRGHGVLEPEVLQSAFGPFDATFHVPAFLEGGRTTVNGVHLLHGEPVHTTPFAQDRLFGFSSSDLARWLEEKSYGSIAAAFVQRISGRELDAACAAGLPLMIERLRGLQGNASVVVDAERQEQLTALAAAVRALQGQKRFLFRSAASMVKALADPGLPPLDPKGLAGLRLLAADGTSLPGLVMVGSHVPLADQQLELLLQESGCQGVELPVPRIARVLEGPTPDLLLADLERAWLQQLRELLDQGLTPVLFTSRGELRCASEQEGRRFSCALAELMGRLAAALAPDLGYLISKGGITSQTLLARGLALESVQLEGQLLPGLSLVRPSAGPCSGLPILTFPGNLGVAGTLRDAWQRMEAG, encoded by the coding sequence ATGAAGGTTGTGGTCATTGACGACGATCCCACCGGCTCGCAGACGGTGCACAGCTGCCCGCTGCTGCTGCGCTGGGATGTCGACACCCTGCGCCAGGGGCTGCGCCACGCATCGCCCCTGTTGTTTCTGCTGGCCGACACCCGGGCGCTGATGCCCACGGATGCCGCGGAACGCAACCGCGGTATTGCGGTGGCCTTGGATCAGGCGCTGCAGCAGGAGGGATTGGCGCGTGATCAGGTGCTGCTGGTGAGTCGTGGTGATTCGACCTTGCGCGGCCATGGAGTACTGGAACCTGAGGTTTTGCAATCGGCTTTCGGACCCTTTGATGCCACGTTCCATGTTCCGGCGTTCTTGGAAGGGGGCCGCACCACCGTGAACGGGGTGCATCTCCTCCACGGGGAACCGGTGCACACCACGCCGTTTGCTCAGGACCGGCTGTTTGGTTTCAGCAGCAGTGATCTGGCCCGCTGGTTGGAGGAGAAAAGTTATGGGTCCATTGCTGCGGCGTTCGTGCAGCGCATCAGTGGCCGGGAGCTTGATGCCGCCTGCGCAGCAGGCCTGCCGCTGATGATCGAGCGCCTGCGTGGGCTCCAGGGCAATGCATCTGTGGTGGTGGATGCCGAGCGGCAGGAGCAGCTCACCGCTTTGGCCGCAGCGGTGCGCGCCTTGCAGGGACAGAAACGCTTTTTGTTCCGTTCCGCCGCCAGCATGGTGAAGGCTTTGGCGGATCCAGGCCTGCCGCCGCTTGATCCCAAGGGATTAGCGGGGTTGCGACTATTGGCTGCCGATGGAACGTCTCTGCCTGGCCTGGTGATGGTGGGCTCCCATGTGCCCTTGGCGGATCAGCAGCTGGAGCTGTTGCTGCAGGAATCGGGTTGCCAAGGGGTTGAACTGCCGGTGCCGCGCATCGCTCGGGTGCTGGAGGGGCCGACACCCGACCTGTTGCTGGCGGATCTGGAGCGGGCCTGGTTGCAGCAGCTGCGAGAGCTGCTTGATCAAGGTCTGACACCGGTGCTGTTCACCAGCCGCGGTGAGCTGCGTTGCGCCTCAGAGCAGGAGGGCCGGCGCTTTTCCTGCGCTCTGGCCGAGTTGATGGGTCGATTGGCGGCAGCTCTCGCGCCTGATCTGGGCTACCTGATCAGCAAAGGCGGCATCACGAGCCAGACGCTGCTGGCTCGGGGTCTGGCCCTCGAGTCGGTGCAGCTGGAAGGGCAGCTGCTGCCGGGTCTGTCGCTGGTGCGTCCGTCAGCGGGACCCTGCAGCGGACTGCCGATTCTCACGTTCCCCGGCAATCTCGGCGTTGCCGGAACCCTGCGGGACGCCTGGCAGCGGATGGAGGCCGGCTGA
- a CDS encoding NAD(P)H dehydrogenase subunit NdhS, with amino-acid sequence MAPATSPILPGSTVTVSDATSIYNGYTGFVQRISGERAAVLFEGGNWDKLVTLRLKDLQPA; translated from the coding sequence ATGGCGCCTGCAACCTCTCCGATCCTCCCCGGCTCCACCGTCACCGTGTCGGATGCCACCTCGATTTACAACGGTTACACCGGCTTCGTGCAGCGAATCAGCGGCGAACGTGCGGCGGTTTTGTTTGAAGGCGGAAACTGGGACAAGTTGGTGACCCTGCGGTTGAAGGACCTCCAGCCGGCCTGA